One genomic region from Rosa rugosa chromosome 1, drRosRugo1.1, whole genome shotgun sequence encodes:
- the LOC133720542 gene encoding uncharacterized protein LOC133720542 isoform X4 → MANPGVGAKFVSVNLNKSYGQPSHHHHPPHPGSYGPNRSRPGGSHATGGMVVLSRPRSAHKAGPKLSVPPPLNLPSLRKEHERFDSAGSGGGPAGAGVSGSGSRPNSAGMGWTKPTAAVALQEKEGFGDHGADGNGIDQTSVHGNDGAGRGNSVYMPPSARPGSVGPIATASAPAYHSLEKAMLLRGEDFPSLQAALPSGSGPAQKQKDGLNQKQRQVRDELLNEQRGSTSPQLQTSSRGTSNVLNGNGGESRGLGGNRASEQAQKQEDYFPGPLPLVRLNPRSDWADDERDTSHGFTDRGRDHGFSNTEAYWDRDFDMPRISVLPHKPVHNLSERRGLRDNETGKVSSSEVPKVDQYGRDVRTPSREEREGSSWRNATLPKDGITDQVGNDRNGFGARPLSLIRETARENKHNLMPFQESPQDNFGRKDAGYRHGGRQPWNNAMDSHASRGAEWNKRDRYGSEQQNRYRGDAIQNSSVSKPSYSLGSKGLPVNDPLLNFGREKRPFSKSEKPYVEDFGGTDFDTRDPFSGGLFGVVKKKKDVTRQTDFHDPVRESFEAELERVQKMQEQERQRILEEQEKALELARREEEERVRLAKEHIERQRRMEEEAREAAWRAEQEQLEAMRRAEEQRVAREEEKRRLFMEEERRKHAAKQKLIELEERIAKRKAETAKAGGNSLAVADENMSRMVKDKDVSRDIGDWEDGERMVERITASASSDSSLNRSFEMGCRTHLPRDSSAFVDGGKPVNSWRRDVYENGNNSTLLLQDQDNGHHSLRRDRDSSVGGRAQSRKELYGGGGLMPSRTYHKGGIADSHMDDISHLRGQRWNLSGDVDHYSRNMEIESDFHDNFAEKFSDVGWGQGRVHGNPYSSYPEPVYPNSDADGPYSFGRSRYSVRQPRVLPPPSLASMHKPSYRGEPDRPGPSAFPENEMQYNHAARSESTVQTGYDGNRPENLVQPEIIEVKQENAGNEEQKLDTTPRCDSQSSLSVSSPPSSPTPLSHDDLDESRDSSVLSAPGNSKNVTLPGQENESLVLPTVPGKDSSSVSTGDDEEWAVENNEQLQEQEEYDEDEDGYEEEDEVHEDMHLEGKESPDMDNFVLCFNEGVEVGMPNDEFDRTSRNEESTFVVPQVCSGTVEEHGSFDGIHTDEKTLQHMDDSSQLGAGSSSRMFQETEKAMQNLVIQPNNVPHKSPAPESMDHVDASSSSGPSSQHHVASSVNLTSHLLSSQTIMPTVSAVQNQTEGPVKLQFGLFSGPSLIPSPVPAIQIGSIQMPLPLHPQVGPSLAHMHPSQPPLFQFGQLRYTSPISQGVLPLAPQSMSFIQPNVPSGFSVNQSPGGPQPIQSGQGTTQNMKDDVVSLPTDNRQGLASRHLDPSQGYVSEGVNPKAAGENAETSVMGQRGAAKSYIGDSSSTSGSLFQAEDQGHNNLVGKNFSAFSGNGESEKRSQIGASSAQTVVKGRDIGGPKAYGPVPGGGRGKKFVFTVKNPGSRSFPVPELTHVESNGYKRRPPRRNMQRTEFRVRASADKRQSTGSVSSNHLGLEEKYAPVRGLGPSVRSGPRKVVMSNKQSKQISESEGMTPGSSSSQEIEYGSRTDKGVGKDALAKSQNLPHSGEGNLKRHFHSEEDVYAPLQSGVVRVFEQTGIEAPSDEDDFIEVRSKRQMLNDRREQREKEIKAKSRVSKVSRKPRSTLNSANLGKNSPVANGEAGNNIRSDFVGNEGRGLANAEVSAGFNTTGTQPLAPIGTPAVKSDGQADIRSQTMRSLHTSSLPVVSGGVKNLGRGMILDNKNKVPDNVPSSLGSWGNSRSNQQVMSLTQTQLDDAMKPGHFDSRAAVESLTTSVSSMSSSSILTKDKSFSSAANPINSLLAGEKIQFGAVTSPTILPSSSRAVPHGIGPPGPSRSEIQLSRNLSAAENDCNLLFEKEKHPPESCGQLEDSEAEAEAAASAVAVAAISSDEIVGNLGVCSVSGADTKSFVGAGIDGITAGGATDQQLASQSRATQSLSASLPADLSVDTTSNSLRPPLPSQNNFLIANYVVAPRPKGVEGADVDVDVISTGGSGDQQLASQSRSEESLSVSLPADLSVETPPISLWPPVPSPQNPSAQMLPHFPGGPPSHFPFYEMNPMMGAPVFAFGPPDESASTNLSQSQKNSAPPSAPIGTWQQCHSGVDSFYGPPAGFTGPFISPAGGIPGVQGPPHMVVYNHFAPVGQFGQVGLSFMGTTYIPSGKQPDWKHNPVSSAMGVSEVEMNNMNMVSTQRNPTNMPAPIQHLAPGSPLLPMPPMAMFDVPPFQSSADMSVQARWPHVPAAPPQSVPLSMQLQQQSDDATVARFPDELGLVDPSSSGSTGASTQGVVTKSSALSTSGDASKTDVDQNLSSSSVSGHNNASSNVKSQPSQHKNNVSNQQYGHSSYYQRGGSQKNSSGGEWSHRRMGFHGRNQSMGAEKSFPSKMKQVYVAKQTPSGNSTVS, encoded by the exons ATGGCTAATCCCGGAGTCGGGGCAAAGTTTGTATCTGTCAATCTCAACAAATCGTATGGGCAGCCTTCTCATCATCACCATCCGCCGCACCCTGGCTCCTACGGCCCCAATCGGTCCAGACCCGGCGGGAGTCATGCCACTGGAGGAATGGTGGTCCTTTCGAGGCCTCGCAGTGCGCACAAGGCTGGGCCGAAGCTTTCTGTACCACCCCCCTTGAATCTGCCCTCGCTGCGCAAAGAGCACGAGAGATTTGATTCGGCCGGTTCGGGAGGTGGGCCGGCTGGCGCAGGGGTGTCGGGGAGTGGGTCGAGGCCTAATTCGGCGGGAATGGGGTGGACGAAGCCCACTGCTGCTGTTGCATTGCAGGAGAAAGAAGGGTTTGGTGATCATGGAGCTGATGGGAATGGAATTGACCAGACTAGTGTGCATGGTAATGATGGGGCCGGTAGGGGGAACAGTGTTTATATGCCTCCTTCAGCTCGGCCTGGTTCAGTGGGACCGATTGCTACTGCTTCTGCTCCAGCTTATCACTCATTGGAGAAAGCCATGCTGTTGAGGGGCGAGGATTTCCCTTCTCTGCAGGCTGCTTTGCCTTCTGGATCAGGGCCCGCACAGAAGCAGAAGGATGGTTTGAATCAGAAACAGAGACAAGTCCGCGATGAATTGCTGAATGAGCAGAGAGGCAGTACGAGCCCGCAATTGCAGACATCAAGTCGTGGTACAAGCAATGTACTGAACGGGAATGGGGGTGAAAGTCGGGGTTTGGGTGGTAATAGAGCATCAGAGCAAGCACAGAAGCAGGAGGACTACTTTCCCGGTCCATTACCACTAGTTCGGTTGAATCCGAGATCAGATTGGGCAGATGATGAGCGTGATACGAGTCATGGTTTCACAGACCGAGGCAGAGACCATGGGTTTTCAAACACAGAAGCTTATTGGGATAGGGATTTTGATATGCCAAGAATAAGTGTTCTACCGCACAAGCCAGTTCATAACCTTTCTGAGAGACGAGGTCTGCGTGACAATGAAACTGGAAAGGTTTCTTCCAGTGAAGTCCCTAAGGTGGACCAATATGGTAGAGATGTAAGAACACCTAGTAGAGAAGAAAGGGAAGGAAGCTCATGGAGAAATGCTACTCTTCCAAAGGATGGAATTACTGATCAAGTTGGAAATGACAGAAATGGTTTTGGTGCAAGGCCATTGAGTCTAATCAGAGAAACAGCTAGGGAAAACAAGCATAATCTGATGCCTTTTCAAGAAAGTCCTCAAGATAATTTCGGTAGAAAGGATGCAGGGTATAGACATGGAGGGAGACAACCTTGGAACAATGCTATGGATTCACATGCAAGCCGAGGGGCTGAGTGGAATAAACGAGACCGTTATGGCAGTGAACAGCAGAACAGATACAGAGGTGATGCCATACAGAATAGCTCAGTGTCCAAACCCTCATACTCTTTGGGTAGCAAAGGACTACCTGTGAATGATCCATTACTCAATTTTGGAAGGGAGAAGCGTCCATTCTCAAAGAGTGAAAAACCTTATGTGGAAGACTTTGGAGGTACAGATTTTGACACCCGGGATCCCTTCTCTGGGGGTCTTTTTGGTGTGgttaagaagaaaaaagacgTGACTAGACAAACTGATTTCCATGATCCTGTTAGGGAATCTTTTGAGGCTGAACTTGAGAGGGTTCAGAAAATGCAAGAACAGGAGCGCCAGCGGATCcttgaagaacaagaaaaagcttTGGAGTTAGCTCGAAgagaagaggaggagagagtAAGGCTGGCTAAGGAACATATAGAGAGGCAGAGAAGGATGGAAGAAGAAGCTAGGGAAGCAGCATGGAGAGCAGAACAAGAACAACTTGAAGCCATGCGAAGAGCTGAAGAGCAGAGAGTAGCCAGGGAAGAGGAGAAACGGAGGTTGTTTATGGAGGAAGAAAGGAGGAAGCATGCTGCTAAGCAGAAGCTTATAGAATTGGAGGAGAGGATTGCCAAAAGGAAGGCTGAAACAGCAAAGGCTGGTGGTAATTCTTTGGCTGTTGCAGATGAAAATATGTCTAGGATGGTGAAAGACAAAGATGTCTCAAGGGACATTGGGGACTGGGAGGATGGTGAAAGAATGGTGGAGAGGATAACAGCCTCCGCATCTTCTGATTCAAGTTTAAACAGGTCCTTCGAGATGGGTTGTAGGACTCATTTACCTAGAGATAGTTCTGCTTTTGTGGATGGTGGAAAACCTGTTAATTCATGGAGAAGAGATGTGTATGAGAATGGGAACAACTCAACCTTACTTCTACAAGATCAGGACAATGGTCATCATAGTCTGAGAAGAGATAGAGATTCATCTGTTGGTGGGAGAGCTCAGTCAAGGAAAGAGCTCTATGGAGGTGGTGGATTGATGCCTTCTAGGACATACCATAAAGGAGGGATTGCAGACTCTCACATGGATGACATTTCTCATTTAAGGGGGCAGAGGTGGAACCTTTCGGGGGATGTGGATCATTATAGCAGAAACATGGAGATTGAGTCTGATTTCCATGATAACTTTGCTGAAAAGTTCAGTGATGTTGGATGGGGGCAGGGCCGAGTCCATGGCAATCCTTATTCTTCTTATCCTGAACCAGTATATCCAAATTCTGATGCAGATGGGCCTTATTCCTTTGGTAGGTCACGGTATTCTGTGAGGCAGCCTCGTGTCCTTCCACCGCCGTCACTGGCTTCTATGCACAAACCCTCCTACAGAGGTGAACCTGATCGTCCTGGCCCCTCAGCTTTTCCAGAAAATGAGATGCAATACAATCATGCAGCTAGAAGTGAATCTACCGTGCAGACAGGTTATGATGGAAATCGACCAGAGAATCTTGTACAACCTGAAATCATTGAAGTCAAACAAGAAAATGCTGGGAATGAGGAGCAAAAACTGGACACCACTCCAAGGTGTGACTCACAGTCATCTCTTTCTGTGTCTAGCCCCCCTAGTTCTCCAACTCCTCTTTCTCATGATGACTTGGATGAATCCAGAGATTCTTCAGTTTTATCTGCCCCAGGAAACAGTAAAAATGTTACCCTGCCTGGTCAGGAGAACGAATCCCTTGTACTACCTACTGTTCCTGGAAAGGATTCAAGTTCTGTCTCGACTGGTGATGATGAAGAATGGGCTGTTGAGAACAATGAACAACTTCAGGAGCAAGAGGAGtatgatgaggatgaagatggatatgaggaagaagatgaagtgcaTGAAGATATGCATTTAGAGGGGAAAGAGTCCCCCGATATGGACAACTTTGTTCTATGCTTCAATGAAGGAGTTGAAGTTGGAATGCCAAATGATGAATTTGATAGAACTTCAAGGAATGAAGAAAGTACATTTGTTGTACCTCAGGTTTGCTCTGGCACTGTTGAAGAACACGGGTCCTTTGATGGAATTCATACTGATGAAAAGACCCTTCAACATATGGATGATTCCTCTCAACTAGGTGCAGGTAGTTCTTCCAGAATGTTCCAGGAAACTGAGAAGGCAATGCAGAATTTAGTTATTCAGCCAAATAATGTCCCTCATAAGTCTCCTGCTCCTGAAAGCATGGATCATGTGGATGCTTCTAGTAGTTCTGGGCCATCTTCCCAGCATCACGTTGCTTCTTCAGTTAATCTTACCTCTCATTTGTTGTCTAGTCAGACTATCAtgcctacagtatctgctgTTCAAAATCAGACGGAGGGACCTGTCAAGCTTCAGTTTGGGCTGTTTTCAGGTCCATCTCTGATACCATCTCCAGTCCCAGCTATACAAATTGGTTCTATACAGATGCCTCTTCCTCTGCACCCTCAGGTTGGCCCTTCTCTTGCTCACATGCACCCGTCACAGCCTCCTCTCTTCCAGTTTGGACAGCTAAGGTATACATCTCCTATATCCCAGGGAGTACTGCCATTGGCTCCTCAATCGATGTCTTTTATTCAGCCCAATGTTCCATCTGGTTTTTCTGTAAATCAGAGTCCAGGAGGTCCTCAGCCTATTCAATCTGGTCAAGGCACTACTCAAAATATGAAAGATGATGTTGTATCACTTCCGACTGATAATCGTCAGGGCCTTGCTTCAAGGCACttggatccatctcaagggtaTGTATCTGAAGGGGTAAATCCAAAGGCAGCAGGAGAAAATGCAGAAACCTCTGTTATGGGGCAGCGGGGAGCAGCAAAATCCTATATTGGCGATAGCAGTTCAACGTCTGGGTCACTTTTCCAAGCGGAAGATCAGGGACACAATAATTTGGTTGGGAAAAACTTCAGTGCTTTTTCTGGTAACGGGGAATCTGAAAAGCGGTCTCAAATTGGAGCATCGTCAGCTCAGACAGTTGTCAAAGGAAGAGATATAGGTGGGCCAAAGGCTTATGGTCCGGTACCTGGTGGTGGCAGAGGGAAAAAATTTGTGTTTACAGTTAAAAATCCTGGCTCAAGATCATTTCCAGTTCCTGAGCTTACCCACGTAGAATCTAATGGATATAAGAGGAGACCTCCTCGACGTAATATGCAGCGTACTGAATTTCGTGTTCGAGCAAGTGCTGACAAAAGGCAGTCTACAGGTTCAGTATCATCCAACCATCTTGGACTGGAAGAGAAATATGCTCCTGTAAGGGGTTTGGGACCTTCTGTGAGAAGTGGGCCTAGAAAGGTTGTCATGTCGAATAAACAATCAAAACAGATTTCAGAGTCAGAAGGTATGACCCCTGGTTCAAGTAGTTCACAAGAAATAGAGTATGGAAGCAGGACTGATAAGGGTGTGGGAAAAGATGCCTTGGCAAAGAGCCAGAATCTCCCACATTCTGGAGAGGGAAACCTTAAAAGACATTTTCATTCTGAAGAAGATGTTTATGCTCCTCTGCAAAGTGGAGTTGTGCGGGTGTTTGAGCAAACTGGCATAGAGGCTCCTAGTGATGAAGACGATTTCATTGAAGTGAGATCAAAGAGGCAAATGCTGAACGATCGACGtgaacagagagaaaaggaaatcAAGGCAAAATCTCGggtctcaaag GTATCGCGGAAACCACGTTCAACTTTAAATTCTGCCAACTTGGGTAAGAATTCTCCAGTGGCAAATGGAGAAGCAGGAAACAACATTCGCTCTGATTTTGTTGGTAATGAGGGACGTGGATTGGCAAATGCTGAAGTATCAGCTGGATTTAACACAACTGGCACTCAACCGCTGGCTCCAATTGGTACTCCAGCTGTGAAAAGTGATGGCCAGGCTGATATCAGATCCCAAACTATGAG GTCCCTCCACACAAGCTCCCTTCCTGTAGTATCAGGTGGTGTAAAGAACCTTGGACGAGGCATGATTCTTGACAACAAGAATAAGGTCCCCGATAATGTTCCGTCATCTTTGGGATCATGGGGTAATTCACGGTCTAATCAACAG GTTATGTCCTTGACACAGACCCAACTTGATGATGCTATGAAGCCTGGGCACTTTGATTCTCGTGCTGCTGTTGAATCTCTCACTACCTCAGTTTCCAGCATGTCATCGTCATCCATCTTGACAAAGGATAAATCGTTTTCTTCTGCTGCAAATCCAATCAATTCCCTGCTTGCTGGCGAGAAAATTCAATTTG GCGCGGTCACATCTCCAACAATCCTACCATCTAGCAGCCGTGCTGTTCCACATGGAATTGGCCCACCAGGACCATCTCGGTCAGAGATTCAACTCTCCAGAAATCTTTCTGCAGCTGAGAATGATTGTAACCTTCTCtttgagaaagaaaaacacCCTCCTGAATCTTGTGGTCAGTTGGAAGACTCTGAAGCTGAAGCTGAAGCAGCTGCTTCAGCTGTTGCTGTTGCAGCGATCAGTAGTGACGAAATTGTTGGGAATTTGGGTGTTTGCTCTGTCTCTGGTGCGGATACGaagagttttgttggtgctggtATTGATGGGATAACTGCAG GTGGAGCTACTGACCAGCAATTAGCCAGTCAATCAAGGGCCACACAGTCTCTCAGTGCTTCCCTTCCTGCAGATCTCTCTGTTGACACCACTTCGAATTCCTTACGGCCACCCTTACCGAGTCAGAATAATTTCCTTATAGCCAATTATGTTGTGGCCCCCCGTCCCAAGGGTGTTGAAGGTGctgatgttgatgttgatgtgATATCAACAG GTGGATCTGGTGATCAGCAATTAGCCAGTCAATCTAGGTCCGAAGAGTCTCTCAGTGTTTCCCTTCCAGCGGATCTATCCGTAGAGACCCCACCAATTTCACTATGGCCACCTGTGCCAAGTCCTCAGAATCCTTCAGCCCAAATGCTTCCACATTTTCCTGGTGGCCCACCTTCCCATTTTCCTTTTTATGAGATGAATCCAATGATGGGGGCTCCTGTGTTTGCTTTTGGACCTCCTGATGAATCTGCATCCACTAACCTATCACAATCCCAAAAGAACAGTGCACCTCCTTCAGCTCCAATTGGGACCTGGCAGCAATGCCATTCTGGGGTAGATTCATTCTATGGTCCTCCTGCCGGTTTTACTGGTCCTTTTATCAGTCCTGCTGGAGGCATACCAGGTGTTCAAGGGCCACCCCACATGGTTGTTTATAACCACTTCGCACCTGTTGGACAATTTGGGCAAGTTGGCTTGAGTTTCATGGGTACTACCTATATCCCATCAGGAAAGCAGCCTGATTGGAAGCACAACCCTGTATCTTCGGCCATGGGTGTGAGCGAAGTGGAGATGAACAACATGAATATGGTTTCTACACAGCGCAATCCTACTAACATGCCTGCTCCCATCCAGCATTTGGCACCTGGGTCACCACTCCTTCCTATGCCACCTATGGCCATGTTTGATGTTCCTCCTTTCCAG TCA